TACGTGTACCGGGACGTGAAGCCCGACGTCCACCTCGCCTCGATTTCGGGCGGGACGGACCTGTGCGCGGGGTTCGTGGTCGGGCACCCGCTCCTTCCCGTGTGGCGGGGCGAGATCCAGGCGCCGTCGCTGGGCATGGACGTGGATGTGTGGGATGAAGAGGGGCGGTCGATGCCGGCGGGGAAGGGGGAACTCGTCTGCAAGTCGCCCTTCCCCTCGGTGCCGACGGGGTTCTGGGGAGACGACGACGGGAGCCGCTTCCACACGGCGTACTTCGACATGTATCCCAACGTGTGGCGACACGGCGACTGGATGGAGTGGACGGAGCACGGCGGCGCGGTGATCTACGGCCGCTCCGACGCGACGCTGAACGCGGGCGGAGTGCGGATCGGGACGGCGGAGATCTACCGGCTCGTGGACCGGCTGCCGGAGATTCTGGAGTCCATCGTCATCGGGCAGCCGTGCGAGAACGACACGCGCGTCGTCCTCTTCGTGCGGCTCGCGGAGGGCCGGAGCCTGGACGAGGATCTGGAGGCGCGGATCCGAGGGGAGATCCGGGAGAACGCCTCACCGCGGCACGTCCCGGCGCGGATACTGCAGGTGACGGACATCCCGCGCACGAAGAGCGCCAAGATCTCGGAACTCGCCGTGCGCGCCGTGGTACTGGGAGAGTCCGTGAAGAACGTCGAGGCCCTCGCCAACCCCGAGGCCCTCGAAGACTACCGCAACCGCCCCGAACTCCGGGAGTAGCAGGGCGACGCGGCCGCCGGATCAGCGCGACCCGTCCACCCATGGGTTGAACACTTCGATGCCAGTGTTCCGGAAATCCCGCTCGTTCCGTGTGACCAGAGTAAGACCGTGACGCGCGGCCACGCCCGCCAGCATCGCGTCCGGTAGGTGGTCGTCGAGCGGTTCGCCTCGCCGCCTCTTCGATTCCATGATGCGGGCGCAGGCTCGGGCGTCGCTGAGGCTCCAGTCGAGAACCCGTTCGCGGAAAAGGTCGTCCAGAAGGCCCTGGAACCGCTCGGCCAGATGTTCCCGCCGCCGACTGGCGTCCAAGCGGCCGATTCCGTTGAGGATCTCCCACACCGTGACGGACGCCAGACCGACTCCCTGGGCCCAGATCCCGTCGAGAAACCCGGCCACTCGCGGGTCGGGGGCCGGACGCATCATCTCGGAGACCACGTTCGTATCGATGAGCCAGCGGAAGGGTCGCCTCACGCTTCGCCCCCGTCCTCATCCTCAAACACGAACGGCCTGTATCCGTGGCGAGAAGGCTCGGGCAGTTTCACCCCGTACTCCGGCCCGAAGTACCTCTCGAAGACTTGCGAAGGTCTCGTCTCGTCGGCGGTCTTCTCCCGCTTCTCGCGAATCAGGCGGCGAACGAACTCCTCCATTGAGATGCCGGTGTAGCGGGCCTCCCGGCGGAGCCAGGCCTTGTCGCCCGGATCGATGTCCCGGACGGTAATCGTGTTCCCCATGCGCTCCGCTCCACTCCTCGGAAACCAGTCGTCGGCAAACGGACATTAGTGCTAGCAGTCGGCGCTTGCAAGCATCGACTGCGCATCCGAATTCGCCGGTGGGTGCCGCATTTACAGGCTGTGGCCGATCCACCGCCGGAGGGGGCGTGCTACATTGCTCGCATGACACTTTCGACTGCCGGTTCCCCGGCTTTTTCCCTCGGGGGGAGAGCCGCGGTTGCGCTCCTCCTCGGACTTCTCGCCTTGCCGGGGTGCGGCGAGTCGGGGCTGGGGCCGGATGTTCCGGACAACAACGTGGTTCTGGAGGGCAACGGCGACTGGGGGGACGATCCCTACGTCGCGAACTCGGCCTCGGTGGACGGACACGGGTTGACCGTCGAGGTGGGGTACTCGGGCGGTTGCCGCAGGCACATCTTCACCCTGGTGATCTCGGAGACGTTCCTGGAATCGGATCCGGTGCAGCTTCCGGCGGAACTCGTCCACGAGGCGAACGGCGATGCCTGCGAGCGCTGGGTGACCGACACCCGCGTCTTCGACCTCGACCTGGTCAGGACGCGGTACCAGCAGTTCTACGGACCCGGACCCGGCACGGTCGTGCTGCGAGTCGAGGGCCTGTCGGAGGGGGACCTCGTGTACGAGTTCGCCGGTTAGCATGGCGGTGCGATGGCGGTGCGGATGAGACCGGAATCTGCCGGGCCGTACGTGGCGCAGGGCGTCGCGCTCGCGGCGGCCGGGGTGGTGGGCGGTTTTTTCGCGGCGGGAGGGTGTGTGGCGCAGGAGACGCAGGGGACAGCGGTTTCGGCGGGGGGCGGGATCACGGCGGTCGAGGGGCTCTCGCTGGGGCACTTCACGCTGGAGGAGCGGCCCACGGGCTGTACGGTCATCCTCGCCGAGGACGGCGCCGTGGCCGGCGTCGACGTGCGGGGCGGGGCGCCGGGGACGCGGGAGATCGCCCTCCTCGATCCGGTGAACAGCGTGCAGGAAGCCCACGCCATCGTGCTCTCGGGCGGGAGCGCGTTCGGGCTCGACGCGGCGTCGGGCGTGGTCCGGTATCTCGAGGAGCGCGGGATCGGGTATCGGGCCGGGGATCACGTCGTCCCGATCGTCGCGGCGGCGATCCTGTTCGATCTCGGCGTCGGCGGCGGGTCCGTTCGGCCGGGGCCGGAGTGCGGTTACGAAGCCGCCCGGGCGGCGAGTACGGCCGCGCCCGTCGAGGGCAGCGTCGGCGCGGGGGCCGGGGCGACGGTCGGGAAGCTCCGCGGCCGCGGCCGCGCGATGAAGGGCGGGATCGGCACCGCCTCGATTACCCTCGAGGACGGCCTCACCGTGGCCGCGGTCGTGGCGGTCAATTCGGTCGGCGACGTGATCGATCCGGCCACGGGGGAGGTCGTGGCCGGTGTCCGCACCGAGGACGGGACGGGCTTCGCGGACGCCCGCGCGCTGCTCCGGGAGGGCGAGGCGCGGCCGCCCGCCGACGCGCCGGCCGGTGACGCTTCCGTCGAGAACACGACCATCGGCGTCGTGGCGACGAACGCGACACTCACGAAGGCCGAGATCACGAAGGTCGCGCAGATGGCGCACGACGGCCTCGCCCGGGCCGTCTACCCGGCCCACACCCCGAGCGACGGCGACACCCTGTTCGGCCTCGCGACCGGCACGCACACGGACGACGCCGGCCTGGCGCGGATCGGCGCGCTCGCCGCGGACATGGTCGCCGAAGCGATCCTGCGCGCCGTCCGCACGGCCACCGGCCTCCCCGGCCTCCCCTCGGTGGCAGATCTGGAGGGCACCGGCGGCTGATCGTTGGAGCGGCCGATCAACCGCGGCTATTCTTCTCGTATGAAACCGACGACCCCCCGCTCTCCAGACTCCGAATCCAAACGGCCCGAGCGGTCGGTGCCAGCGCCCTTCCGCCTGGTGACTGTGCGCGCCACGCCCCGTCCGGGCGTCGATCTGGATCGGCCGAGGGCGCTTGAGCTTGAAGACGATCAGGCCCGGTTCGGACGCGGATGACGCTCCGTAGTCCCTCTCGGACGCGGCCGTCTTGAACGCGGCCCGGTAAGCTTGCCGTGATCGCGTGAACGCCGGCCTGTGGGTGCTCCTCGCGTATGCCGCGGGGCTCGTTGCGTTGGGGGCGTGGATCGGGCGGCGAGTCGGCCGGGCGGGGAGTTTTTTCGTGGCGGACCGCAAGCTCGGGCCGGTGCTGCTCTTCGCCACGGTGCTCGCCGCCAACCTCGGGGCGGGCACGACCGTTGGCGCGGCGGGGCTCGGCTATCGCGACGGGCTCAGCGCGTGGTGGTGGGTCGGCTCGGCCGGCATCGGGACGATCCTGCTCGCCCTCTGGGTCGGGCCGCGCATCTGGAAGGTGGCCGCGCGTCACGGGCTCCTCACCATGGGCGACTACCTGGACCTGCGGTACGGCCGCTCGGTGCGGCTGCTGATCGCCGTCCTGCTCTGGTTCGCCACCCTCACCATCGTGTCCGGCCAGCTCATCGCCATGGCCGAGATCGTCTCGGTTGTCGCCGGCACCCCGCGCTGGATCGGCGCGCTCCTGGGAGGGATCGTCGTCATCGTCTACTTCAGCGCCGGCGGCCTCGTGGCGTCGGCCTGGGTCAACCTCGTCCAGCTCGTCGTGCTGCTCGCCGGGTTCGCGGTCGCGATCCCGTGGGCGCTGGCCGACGTCGGCGGCTGGGCTGCCATCGAGGCCACCGCCGCGCGCACATCGCCGGATTACCTGAATCTGTGGCAGGGCGGGGGGTCGGGGTGGGTCTACATCGCCCTCCTCGCGCCCGCCTTCATTATCTCGCCTGGGCTCGTACAGAAGGCCTATGGAGCGACGGGTCCCCGGGCGATCCGGATCGGACTCCTCGCCGCCGGCGTCGGGCTCGTCCTGTTCGCCTTCGCGCCGACGCTGCTCGGCATGATCGCCCGCGTGTACGATCCCGCCCTCGCGAGCCGCGAGCAGGCGCTGCCCATGCTCCTCGCCACCGCACTGCCGCCCGCGCTGGGGCTGCTCGGTCTCGCCGCCGTGTTCTCGGCCGAGGTGAGTTCGGCCGACGCCGGGCTGTTCATGCTCTCCACGTCCCTCTCGAAGGATCTCTACAAGGGATCGCTGAGACCCGAGGCGACGAGCCAGCAGGTGCTGCGGGTGGCGCGGGGCGCCGCGATCGCCGGGGGGACGCTGGGCGTGTTGCTTGCACTCTGGCTCGAGAGCGTGATCGCCTCGCTCACGATCTTCTACTCGATCCTGAGCGTGAGCCTGTTCGTCCCGGTGGCCGCCGGCCTGCACTCACGGCGCGCCGGCGTGCCCGAGGCCCTCGCAGCCATCGGCGCCGGCCTCGCCGCGCTGGGCGCCGTGCACATCTTCGCCCCCGCCGACGCGCCGGCCCTGCTTGACCGCACGCTCATCGGCCTCATCGTCTCCGCCGCAGCCTTCGCCCTCGCGGTGCTGGCCCGCGCGCACCTCCGGCGGAACTAGCGAGTGTCGAGGTCAGCGAGGGGGGGCGGGCATCCGCCCCCCGCGGTGGACCTTGGACGGAGCGATCAATCGCGGCCGCATGGTGACGGACAACGCTTGCGGTGAGGTTCACATCCAATCTGTGGCTCATTGCGGTTTGCCCCGACTCGGCACCTTCGATTTGCAGGAGAAGTCCTCGATGAACGCGAGCAGATTCACCCCGATCCACTCGTCCCTTCTGATGGCCGTCCTGGCCGCCCCCCCCATTCTCCTCGCTCAGGAAATTGTCGAGGTCACGGGCCGGGATCGGCCCATGGACCCCGCGTTCGAGGAGGTCTACCGGGTCGGCGTCTTCGAAGGCGAGTCCTGGGAGATGTTCGCCTCGGTTGGCCACGTCGCATTCGACGTGGAGGGCAACCTGTACATCTTTGACGGGACGACCGGTCCGGTGCTCTCCGGGGGGATGCGCCTGATGCGTGGCGGCGAGGTGAGGGTCATCGTCTTCGACGCGGCGGGTCGATTCCTAACGGAATTCGGGTCTTCCGGCGGAGGTCCCGGCGAGTTCAACCAGCCGATGGGCTACGCGGTGCTGAGGGACGGTACCGTGGTGGTGAGCGATGTGGGCCACCGCGCCTATCAGCTCTTCGACTCCTCCGGAGAGTTTCTCCGCATGGTCAGGGCGGGCGACGGGTCCGATGTCGTGGCGATCCCGGCCCACGACATTCAGCCGGATCCTCGCGGTGGAGCCGTCTTTGCCCGAGGGGGCGGCCGCGCCATCGTTATGGGCGCGGGAGGTGCGGCCGCTCCGCCCACTTCCCGTCCAGTCCTGCGGGTCGTCCTCGACGGCGGGGCCGCGAGCGCCGACACGGTGGCGGAGGGATGGCTGCCCCAACAAACCGACCTTGAGGATCTCGCGACGGGCGCGGTGCCCGCCGAGCTTCGGGCCGCTCTCCGCGGGATGACCATGCCCACGGTGTTCGAGCCCCGGCTTCTCCTGGGCGTCCTTTCCGATGGTGGCATCGTTCACTCGGACTCCTCGGCGTACGCGCTGAAGGTCACGCCGCCGGGCGCGCGGAATGTCACGCGAATTATCCGGCGGCCCTTCGATGCCGAGCCCGTGACAGACGCGGTCCGGGAGGCATATGAGGAGGTGACGGCAACTGCCCGGCGCGAACTTGGAGGAACCGGTTCAAGACGCCTCATGCTGGTCGGGGCCGCCGAAGGGAACAACCCTCGACCGGAGGCCACGTTCGATCTGGAGGACCGTTTCTACCACGAGATTCCCGTGCTGCGGGACCTGGCAACCACGTGGGAGGGTCGCATTTGGGTGCAGCGCAGCGGCGAGGAAGCGGATAGCGACGGCCCCATCGATGTCTTGACGGCGGAGGGGGTGTATGTCGGCACGTATGCGACCGGCGCGACCGTGATGCCGGACGCCTTCGGCCCGGACGGACTGGCGGCGTTCATCGAGTCGGACGAATTCGATGTGGCCAGAGTGGTGGTGCGGAAGCTGCCGACCCCGGTTCGCTGAGCCCCCGAGGCGGAACTGACCGCGTCGGGCGGACGGGACTAAAGAGCGGCCAGTTCCAGCGCCAACTCGCGCAGTCCGATGACCTCGACTCCGCCTCTCACGGGATAGCGGTCGTCGCCGCCGTACACGACGAAGGCCCTGTCGGCCTTTACGTCCTCGAGTGCGATGCGGAACCCTTTTCCCATCCGTGGCGCGAGTCCGCGCTTGATCTCGATGGCCCACCTTCGGGGGCCCGGCACTTCCAGGATCAGGTCGATCTCCACGCCGGTGGCCGTTCGGTAGAAGCCCGGTGGAGTAAGCCGGTCCGGCGCTGCCCGGATCAGGGTCTCGATCGCGAAGCCCTCCCAACTGGGGCCCGCGACGGGGTGGCCGAGCAGGTAGTCCAGGTCCGGGATTCCGAGTAGCGCGTGCAGGACCCCGCTGTCCCGCAGGTAGAGGCGCGGTGATTTGGCGAGCCGCTTGCGGACGTTCACGTGGATCGGCTGCAGTCGGCGTACCAGGAGGAGATCGACCAGCAGATCCGCGTAGCGCGCGACCGTCTTCCCGTCCACGCCCAGACTCCGGGCGAAGGTGGACGCGTTCCACAGTCCGCCCTGGGAGTGCGCGAGCATGGTCCAGAAGCGGCGCAGCGTTTCGGCCGGGATGCGCGGTCCCAGTTGAGGGATGTCGCGCTCGAGATAGGTCCGAATGAAGTTCTCCCGCCACAGCGCGCTCGCCTCGTCCGACGGTGCGAGAAAACTCGGCGGGAAGCCGCCTCGGTTCCACAAGCGCAGAAGTCGG
The nucleotide sequence above comes from Candidatus Palauibacter scopulicola. Encoded proteins:
- a CDS encoding type II toxin-antitoxin system VapC family toxin gives rise to the protein MRRPFRWLIDTNVVSEMMRPAPDPRVAGFLDGIWAQGVGLASVTVWEILNGIGRLDASRRREHLAERFQGLLDDLFRERVLDWSLSDARACARIMESKRRRGEPLDDHLPDAMLAGVAARHGLTLVTRNERDFRNTGIEVFNPWVDGSR
- a CDS encoding P1 family peptidase is translated as MRPESAGPYVAQGVALAAAGVVGGFFAAGGCVAQETQGTAVSAGGGITAVEGLSLGHFTLEERPTGCTVILAEDGAVAGVDVRGGAPGTREIALLDPVNSVQEAHAIVLSGGSAFGLDAASGVVRYLEERGIGYRAGDHVVPIVAAAILFDLGVGGGSVRPGPECGYEAARAASTAAPVEGSVGAGAGATVGKLRGRGRAMKGGIGTASITLEDGLTVAAVVAVNSVGDVIDPATGEVVAGVRTEDGTGFADARALLREGEARPPADAPAGDASVENTTIGVVATNATLTKAEITKVAQMAHDGLARAVYPAHTPSDGDTLFGLATGTHTDDAGLARIGALAADMVAEAILRAVRTATGLPGLPSVADLEGTGG
- a CDS encoding sodium:solute symporter family protein, whose protein sequence is MNAGLWVLLAYAAGLVALGAWIGRRVGRAGSFFVADRKLGPVLLFATVLAANLGAGTTVGAAGLGYRDGLSAWWWVGSAGIGTILLALWVGPRIWKVAARHGLLTMGDYLDLRYGRSVRLLIAVLLWFATLTIVSGQLIAMAEIVSVVAGTPRWIGALLGGIVVIVYFSAGGLVASAWVNLVQLVVLLAGFAVAIPWALADVGGWAAIEATAARTSPDYLNLWQGGGSGWVYIALLAPAFIISPGLVQKAYGATGPRAIRIGLLAAGVGLVLFAFAPTLLGMIARVYDPALASREQALPMLLATALPPALGLLGLAAVFSAEVSSADAGLFMLSTSLSKDLYKGSLRPEATSQQVLRVARGAAIAGGTLGVLLALWLESVIASLTIFYSILSVSLFVPVAAGLHSRRAGVPEALAAIGAGLAALGAVHIFAPADAPALLDRTLIGLIVSAAAFALAVLARAHLRRN
- a CDS encoding ATP-binding protein, with product MIPRLLGPQVEEHLSLFPAVGLLGPRQVGKTTLARAIADSREEGAHGEPGRVAGGLYLDLENPADLARLAEGSGYLKGVKDRLVVLDEIQRAPELFRELRGIIDRRIWGGEQAGQFLILGSASLELLRQSGESLAGRIGYLELGPLDVREVEADRLLRLWNRGGFPPSFLAPSDEASALWRENFIRTYLERDIPQLGPRIPAETLRRFWTMLAHSQGGLWNASTFARSLGVDGKTVARYADLLVDLLLVRRLQPIHVNVRKRLAKSPRLYLRDSGVLHALLGIPDLDYLLGHPVAGPSWEGFAIETLIRAAPDRLTPPGFYRTATGVEIDLILEVPGPRRWAIEIKRGLAPRMGKGFRIALEDVKADRAFVVYGGDDRYPVRGGVEVIGLRELALELAAL